From Mumia sp. ZJ1417:
ATTGTCCGCTGGTACATCAGGAGGATGTAGAGCGCCGCGAGGACGATGCCCAGCGTGGCGAACACCGCGGCCGTCGTCGACACCGTGAACGTGCCCGCGAGCACCAGGAACTCGCCGACGAACGTCGACAGGCCCGGGAGCGAGAGCGAGGCCAGGCCCGCGATGAGGAACAGGCCCGCCATGATCGGGGCGATCTTCTGGACGCCGCCGAAGTCGGAGATCCGCGCCGAGCCCCGACGTTGGATCAAGAACCCCGCGATGAGGAACAGCGCCGCCGTCGACAACCCGTGGTTGAACATGTAGAACGTCGAGCCGGACGCCGACTGCGACGTCAGCGCGAAGATGCCGAGCACGATGAACCCGAAGTGCGACACCGAGGTGAACGCGATCAGCCGCATCATGTCGTCCTGACCGATCGCGAGCAGCGCTCCGTACAGGATGCTGATGACGGCCAGGGTGATGACGACGGGGCTCGCCCACTGCGACGCCTCGGGGAACAACCCGAGGCAGAAGCGGATCATGCCGAACGTGCCGAGCTTGTCGAGGACGCTGACCAGCAGCACGGACGTGCCGGGGGTGGCCGCCGACGCGGCGTCGGGGAGCCAGGTGTGCAGCGGGACCATCGGGGCCTTCACCGCGAACGCGAGGAAGAAGCCCATGAACAGCCACCGCCCCTCGACCGTGCCGACCGAGAGATCCTTCATGTCGGCGAGCAGGAACGACGGGTCGCCCTGGCCGTTGGAGATCACCCACATGCCGATCACCGCGGCGAGCATGAGCAGGCCGCCGGCGAGGGAGAACATGAGGAACTTCAGGGCCGCGTACGAGCGCCGGGCGCCGCCGTAGCCGCCGATGAGGAAGTAGGCGGGGACGAGCGCCGCCTCGAAGAGGACGTAGAAGAGGAACACGTC
This genomic window contains:
- a CDS encoding NADH-quinone oxidoreductase subunit M; the protein is MSFPWLTVLLVVPLVGGAVVAFLPRSRPELAKWTALGVSLVTLALSLAVLAQYDLGASGYQLGEQHAWIEPLGVFYSLGLDGIGITLVLMTTILVPIVILAGWNDADGARWSVRTFFALMLALEGLVLGVFMATDVFLFYVLFEAALVPAYFLIGGYGGARRSYAALKFLMFSLAGGLLMLAAVIGMWVISNGQGDPSFLLADMKDLSVGTVEGRWLFMGFFLAFAVKAPMVPLHTWLPDAASAATPGTSVLLVSVLDKLGTFGMIRFCLGLFPEASQWASPVVITLAVISILYGALLAIGQDDMMRLIAFTSVSHFGFIVLGIFALTSQSASGSTFYMFNHGLSTAALFLIAGFLIQRRGSARISDFGGVQKIAPIMAGLFLIAGLASLSLPGLSTFVGEFLVLAGTFTVSTTAAVFATLGIVLAALYILLMYQRTMTGPLREDNRGITDMVPREIIAIAPVIVLLIGFGLFPQVILDVVNPAVSETLDHVQVGDPEPETPSFPTAEGSSK